The Vulpes lagopus strain Blue_001 chromosome 6, ASM1834538v1, whole genome shotgun sequence genome has a segment encoding these proteins:
- the NAP1L5 gene encoding nucleosome assembly protein 1-like 5, giving the protein MADSENQGPAEPSQAAAAAAAAAEAAEEVMAEGGAQRGDSDSAAGDSDSAAGQTAEEPQTPADNAPKPKNDFIESLPNSVKCRVLALKKLQKRCDKIEAKFDKEFQALEKKYNDIYKPLLAKIQELTGEMEGCAWTLEGEEEDDDEEEYEDEEEGEEEEEEEEEAAAEAAVEAAAAKDEGPHSAVPDDAKK; this is encoded by the coding sequence ATGGCTGACTCGGAAAACCAGGGGCCTGCGGAGCCGAGCcaggcagcggcggcggcggcggcggcggcggaggcggcggaggAGGTAATGGCGGAAGGCGGCGCGCAGCGGGGAGACTCGGACAGCGCGGCCGGGGACTCGGACAGCGCGGCCGGGCAGACGGCCGAGGAGCCCCAGACCCCCGCGGACAACGCGCCAAAGCCCAAAAATGACTTTATCGAGAGCCTGCCTAATTCGGTGAAGTGCCGAGTCCTGGCCCTCAAGAAGCTGCAGAAGCGCTGCGATAAGATAGAAGCCAAATTTGATAAGGAATTTcaggctctggaaaaaaagtatAACGACATCTATAAGCCCCTACTTGCCAAGATCCAAGAGCTCACCGGTGAGATGGAGGGGTGTGCATGGACCttagagggggaggaggaggacgacgacGAGGAAGAGTAcgaggatgaggaggagggggaggaggaggaggaggaggaggaggaggctgcggCAGAGGCTGCTGTGGAGGCGGCGGCTGCCAAAGATGAGGGTCCCCACTCTGCAGTGCCTGATGACGCCAAGAAATAA